A stretch of the Pirellulales bacterium genome encodes the following:
- the polA gene encoding DNA polymerase I: MAKSRSPRQASLPGMEDDAPPKRVTTAPQSVFESDADVSATGDGAFDADDCDPVSLLSPDGPTVPPDLTGKTVYAIDANSLIFQVFHAIPEMTSPRGEPVNAVFGFTRDLLFLLEKKKPDYLFCAFDMSGPTFRHELYDGYKGQRSEMPSELRPQFPLLRRMIAALGIPILELEGFEADDVLATVARLTHDAGGECYVVTGDKDCRQLITDRVVVYNVRKDLMYDAGALAADWGIRPDQVVDYQAIVGDSVDNVPGIPLIGPKIARELLNKYDTLEGIFKHASEIAGTKRRENVIAGREQALVSRQLVRLDTSTPIVIDWQAARRGAFNPERALALCAAFGFHRFAEQLRAAQSSSVPSTWQGNYHTIDGAEKFAAWLPQLMAQSRIAVRVIASAGPTVQADVAALAVAWTPGEAWYLPFGADGLARDTTLGALKSFFETEGVEKISRDSKHDTILLAGAGIAPRGFAFDTMLASYLLDAGERNHTLGELSQRYLDHAMTPVAQGDTADAAAIAQSIGEEIDVTLRLAPLLTKRLQEETLERLLVDLELPLAVVLADMERIGIRVDTDRLAALSADFGEKVSAAEKEIYALAGHEFNVASPKQLQQVLFTEQKLPALRRTKSGPSTDASVLEELAAQHPLPAKIIEFRQYSKLKNTYVDALPTLVTPRTGRVHTTFQQAVAATGRLGSSDPNLQNIPIRTREGRDIRSAFLPGPADWRLLAADYSQIELRVLAHFSGDETLCAAFARGDDIHAQVASEVFGVAANGVTSEMRRRAKAVNFGVLYGQSAFGLANSLDIEQDEAAHFIAAYFERYSGVDEFLAKILEGCRVNGYVKTILGRKRAIRGVRPDAPRQRNLPERTAINTVIQGSAADLIKLAMLAVHSRLRERGLSARLLLQIHDELLFEAPAGELEPLAELVREEMAGVMALAVPLVVDVKTGMNWAQTEPWSAAGEELPGIDPDFSDAS; the protein is encoded by the coding sequence ATGGCCAAATCGCGTTCTCCACGTCAGGCATCATTACCAGGAATGGAAGATGATGCGCCGCCGAAGCGAGTGACAACCGCTCCGCAATCAGTGTTCGAAAGCGACGCGGATGTGAGTGCAACAGGTGACGGCGCATTTGACGCAGATGATTGTGACCCGGTCTCCCTTCTGTCGCCGGACGGACCAACGGTGCCGCCGGACCTGACAGGCAAGACCGTTTACGCGATCGATGCCAATTCGCTGATCTTTCAGGTCTTTCACGCGATCCCGGAAATGACCAGTCCGCGCGGCGAGCCGGTGAACGCGGTGTTCGGTTTTACACGCGACCTGTTGTTCTTGCTCGAAAAGAAGAAGCCCGACTATTTGTTTTGCGCGTTCGATATGTCAGGCCCGACCTTTCGCCACGAGTTGTATGACGGCTACAAGGGGCAGCGCAGCGAAATGCCCAGCGAGCTACGACCGCAATTCCCATTGCTGCGTCGCATGATCGCAGCGCTCGGCATTCCCATTTTGGAACTCGAAGGCTTTGAGGCCGACGACGTGCTGGCGACGGTCGCCCGACTGACCCACGACGCCGGTGGCGAGTGCTACGTGGTGACTGGCGATAAGGATTGCCGGCAACTGATCACGGACCGCGTCGTGGTGTACAACGTTCGCAAGGACTTGATGTACGACGCCGGGGCGCTGGCAGCCGATTGGGGAATCCGGCCCGATCAGGTTGTCGACTATCAGGCCATCGTCGGCGATTCGGTCGACAATGTGCCGGGCATTCCGCTGATTGGTCCGAAGATCGCCCGTGAGCTGCTGAACAAATACGATACGCTCGAAGGCATCTTCAAACACGCCAGTGAAATTGCCGGCACCAAGCGCCGCGAGAATGTCATCGCCGGGCGCGAGCAAGCGCTCGTCAGTCGGCAACTGGTCCGGCTCGATACCAGCACGCCGATCGTGATTGACTGGCAGGCCGCACGTCGCGGTGCGTTCAATCCAGAACGTGCGCTGGCATTGTGCGCTGCCTTCGGCTTTCATCGCTTTGCCGAGCAGTTGCGCGCGGCGCAATCGTCCAGTGTGCCGAGCACCTGGCAAGGAAACTATCACACGATCGACGGGGCCGAAAAGTTCGCCGCATGGTTGCCGCAGTTAATGGCCCAATCGCGCATCGCAGTGCGCGTGATCGCGTCCGCAGGCCCGACGGTGCAGGCCGACGTGGCCGCGCTGGCCGTGGCCTGGACGCCCGGCGAAGCCTGGTATCTGCCGTTTGGCGCCGATGGGCTTGCCCGTGACACGACGCTCGGGGCGCTCAAATCATTTTTCGAAACCGAGGGCGTTGAAAAGATTTCGCGCGACTCGAAGCATGACACGATTTTGCTGGCCGGCGCCGGCATCGCGCCGCGCGGATTTGCCTTCGACACGATGTTGGCTAGCTATCTGCTCGATGCCGGTGAACGAAATCACACGCTTGGCGAGCTTTCGCAACGTTACCTCGATCATGCCATGACGCCCGTCGCGCAAGGGGATACGGCCGACGCGGCGGCGATTGCTCAGAGCATTGGCGAAGAGATCGACGTTACGCTACGGCTGGCGCCCCTTTTGACGAAACGTTTGCAAGAGGAGACGCTTGAGCGCTTGCTGGTGGATCTCGAGTTGCCGCTGGCCGTGGTACTGGCCGACATGGAGCGGATTGGCATTCGGGTCGACACCGATCGACTGGCGGCTTTGAGCGCTGACTTCGGCGAAAAAGTGTCGGCAGCGGAAAAAGAAATCTACGCTCTGGCTGGCCACGAGTTTAACGTCGCCTCGCCGAAGCAATTGCAGCAGGTGTTATTCACCGAGCAAAAGCTGCCAGCTTTACGGCGCACCAAATCAGGCCCCAGCACGGATGCCAGCGTGCTCGAAGAACTCGCAGCGCAACATCCGCTGCCAGCCAAGATCATCGAGTTTCGTCAGTACTCGAAATTGAAGAACACCTATGTCGACGCGCTGCCGACGCTTGTGACTCCGCGGACCGGCCGCGTACACACCACGTTTCAGCAAGCGGTCGCCGCTACGGGGCGATTAGGTTCGAGCGATCCGAACTTGCAGAACATTCCCATCCGTACGCGGGAAGGGCGCGACATACGCTCGGCGTTTCTGCCCGGCCCGGCCGACTGGCGTTTGCTCGCGGCAGATTACTCGCAAATCGAGTTGCGTGTGCTGGCGCATTTCTCAGGTGATGAAACATTGTGCGCGGCGTTTGCGCGTGGCGACGATATCCACGCGCAAGTAGCGTCCGAGGTCTTTGGCGTGGCGGCAAACGGAGTCACGTCCGAGATGCGGCGCCGCGCCAAGGCGGTCAACTTCGGCGTGCTATACGGCCAAAGCGCATTCGGCCTGGCTAACAGCCTGGACATCGAACAGGACGAGGCTGCACATTTCATCGCCGCCTATTTCGAACGCTATTCTGGCGTCGATGAATTCCTGGCAAAAATACTGGAAGGATGTCGGGTAAATGGGTATGTTAAAACGATCCTGGGGCGCAAAAGAGCAATTCGCGGCGTCCGACCTGATGCCCCTCGGCAACGGAACCTGCCCGAGCGGACAGCCATCAATACCGTAATCCAAGGTTCAGCGGCCGACTTGATCAAGCTGGCCATGCTGGCGGTGCATAGCCGGCTGCGCGAGCGCGGATTATCAGCGCGACTGTTGTTGCAGATTCATGATGAATTATTGTTCGAGGCGCCGGCCGGGGAGCTGGAACCGCTCGCGGAACTGGTGCGCGAGGAGATGGCCGGCGTGATGGCGCTCGCAGTGCCGCTGGTCGTGGATGTAAAGACGGGGATGAATTGGGCCCAGACCGAGCCATGGTCGGCTGCCGGCGAGGAGTTGCCGGGGATTGATCCGGATTTTTCCGACGCCTCGTAG
- the coaE gene encoding dephospho-CoA kinase (Dephospho-CoA kinase (CoaE) performs the final step in coenzyme A biosynthesis.): protein MRVIGLVGGIASGKSLVARQLVELGAGWLDADRAGHEVLEQEEVKQAIRERFGSEVFTPDGQLSRPAIGRRVFGSEGAAEDRRFLEQLTHPRIGELLGRQAAALEEEGKQILVLDAPLLMEAGWNKFCEKTVFVEAPREVRLQRARGRGWSDAEFAAREAAQQSLDVKRNRADVVLDNSGSAEATREQVKHLWHSLNG from the coding sequence GTGCGAGTGATTGGCCTGGTGGGGGGCATTGCTAGCGGAAAGAGCCTGGTTGCTCGACAGTTGGTAGAATTAGGAGCCGGTTGGCTCGATGCCGATCGGGCCGGACACGAGGTCCTGGAACAGGAGGAGGTCAAGCAGGCGATCCGTGAGCGCTTCGGTAGCGAAGTCTTCACGCCAGATGGCCAGCTCTCGCGGCCGGCGATTGGCCGGCGCGTCTTTGGCAGCGAAGGAGCGGCCGAGGACCGGCGATTCTTGGAACAACTGACCCATCCTCGCATCGGCGAATTGCTAGGCCGGCAGGCCGCGGCGCTGGAGGAGGAAGGGAAGCAAATATTAGTGCTAGATGCACCATTGTTGATGGAAGCTGGTTGGAACAAATTTTGCGAGAAAACGGTTTTCGTCGAGGCCCCGCGTGAGGTACGATTACAAAGAGCACGAGGGCGCGGTTGGAGCGACGCGGAATTTGCCGCACGCGAAGCCGCGCAGCAGTCATTGGACGTGAAGCGCAATCGCGCCGATGTGGTCCTTGATAACTCCGGTTCGGCGGAAGCCACTCGCGAGCAAGTCAAGCATCTTTGGCATTCGCTTAACGGCTGA
- a CDS encoding acetamidase/formamidase family protein, whose translation MQRIEREQARKYAFNFQDAPLLKVESGETFEIETYDASTGYFRSEDDKAVPGRRPGFDRSPPMANPIGGPVWVAGAERGDVLVVTIDEIVVDDYSWIAVGPRRGPLGESTRWPELSAEYTTRIFRHAPGTSGTMRDGTLKFNDRITWPLTPFVGTLGVAPDREVTTSVDGQGEWGGNLDIRDAAPGNRIFIPVFHPGALFYLGDVHASQGDTEFTGTAAETKSTVRLKLEVIKQKRIPWMRIEKPDSIISLHAFRPLEIAVETATVNLMDWLIADYGFSPTDAYCFVSTCPDFRINVYQMCKLGKLNYVAGAEVPKKYLT comes from the coding sequence GTGCAACGCATCGAACGCGAGCAAGCGAGAAAATACGCCTTCAATTTTCAGGACGCGCCGCTGCTAAAGGTCGAGTCGGGCGAGACGTTCGAGATCGAAACCTACGACGCCAGCACCGGGTACTTCCGTAGCGAAGATGACAAGGCGGTGCCCGGGCGGCGCCCCGGATTCGATCGTTCTCCGCCGATGGCCAACCCAATCGGCGGCCCAGTCTGGGTTGCGGGGGCGGAACGCGGCGACGTCCTGGTAGTGACAATCGACGAGATCGTCGTCGATGATTACTCGTGGATCGCCGTCGGCCCGCGCCGCGGTCCGCTGGGCGAATCGACGCGCTGGCCTGAGCTGTCAGCCGAGTACACGACGCGCATCTTTCGTCACGCGCCAGGCACCAGCGGCACGATGCGTGACGGCACCTTGAAATTCAACGACCGGATTACCTGGCCGCTGACGCCGTTTGTGGGCACGCTAGGCGTCGCGCCGGACCGTGAGGTGACCACGAGCGTCGATGGGCAAGGAGAATGGGGTGGCAATCTGGACATTCGCGATGCTGCGCCTGGCAATCGCATTTTCATCCCCGTGTTTCACCCAGGCGCGCTGTTCTACTTGGGGGACGTACACGCCAGCCAAGGAGACACCGAGTTCACCGGCACCGCGGCCGAGACAAAATCGACCGTGCGGCTGAAGCTCGAAGTGATCAAGCAGAAACGGATTCCGTGGATGCGTATCGAGAAGCCGGACTCGATCATTTCACTGCATGCCTTTCGCCCGCTAGAGATCGCAGTCGAGACGGCCACGGTGAACCTGATGGATTGGCTAATCGCGGATTACGGCTTCTCGCCGACGGACGCCTACTGTTTCGTCAGCACCTGCCCCGACTTCCGCATCAACGTTTACCAAATGTGCAAGCTCGGCAAGCTGAACTACGTGGCGGGCGCGGAAGTGCCGAAGAAATACCTTACGTAG
- the nusB gene encoding transcription antitermination factor NusB codes for MVEKFAMTRRSRAREVVLQVLFQDDLNPAPNPIAADEFLQLRLQGDELLEFARSLLAGVRRNQGELDQLLSRTADNWSLERMAATDRNVLRLGAFEILYTATPGRVAINEAVELAKRFGSAHSAQFVNGILDRFLAGHREEKSS; via the coding sequence CTGGTCGAAAAGTTTGCCATGACACGTCGTAGTCGAGCCCGTGAAGTCGTCTTGCAGGTGTTGTTTCAGGACGACCTGAATCCGGCCCCCAACCCCATCGCCGCTGACGAATTTCTGCAATTGCGTTTGCAAGGGGACGAGTTGCTCGAGTTCGCGCGCAGCCTGTTGGCGGGCGTGCGCCGCAATCAAGGGGAGCTCGATCAGCTCTTGTCGCGGACAGCCGACAATTGGAGCCTGGAACGAATGGCGGCCACGGATCGCAACGTGCTGCGGTTGGGCGCATTCGAGATTCTGTATACGGCCACGCCCGGTCGTGTCGCGATCAACGAGGCGGTGGAGTTGGCCAAACGTTTCGGCTCGGCCCACAGCGCGCAATTCGTGAACGGCATTCTTGATCGCTTCCTGGCGGGACATCGCGAGGAAAAGTCGAGCTGA
- a CDS encoding NAD(P)H-hydrate epimerase → MPIPTLNRRQSQEVDRRAVAEYGMTGLVLMENAGRGVVDVLYQIGIAGPVVVCCGRGNNGGDGFVIARHLDLRGHQVRVGLWCDPGTLQGDAAANYAILAHSDVPIEVFTGPHDAGRLATFLKGAGWIVDALLGTGSHGDPRPPLDAVIDQLNAHPAAKLAVDLPSGLDCDTGLASRHTIRGLHTCTFVAQKPGFLQPSAVAYTGKVHVLDIGAPRRLIDECLAAARVENRSH, encoded by the coding sequence ATGCCAATCCCAACTCTCAATCGCCGCCAGTCGCAGGAGGTTGATCGCCGCGCCGTGGCCGAATATGGCATGACCGGCCTGGTGCTGATGGAGAATGCCGGGCGCGGAGTGGTTGATGTCTTGTATCAGATCGGCATCGCGGGCCCGGTCGTTGTCTGTTGTGGCCGCGGCAACAACGGCGGTGACGGTTTCGTGATCGCTCGACATCTAGACCTGCGTGGCCATCAGGTTCGCGTTGGCCTGTGGTGCGACCCAGGCACGCTGCAAGGGGACGCCGCCGCCAATTATGCGATCTTGGCGCATAGCGACGTACCGATCGAGGTGTTTACTGGCCCTCATGATGCTGGGCGCTTGGCGACATTTCTCAAAGGGGCGGGCTGGATTGTCGACGCTCTATTGGGGACGGGGTCGCATGGTGATCCAAGGCCGCCGCTGGATGCTGTGATCGATCAGCTCAACGCGCATCCGGCCGCGAAGTTGGCAGTTGATCTACCAAGCGGACTCGATTGTGACACAGGCCTGGCCTCGCGACATACCATTCGTGGTTTGCACACCTGCACATTCGTTGCGCAGAAGCCAGGCTTTCTTCAGCCCAGTGCCGTGGCATACACCGGCAAGGTTCACGTACTCGATATTGGCGCCCCGCGCCGATTGATCGACGAATGCCTGGCCGCGGCGCGAGTGGAAAACCGTTCGCATTGA
- the ftsY gene encoding signal recognition particle-docking protein FtsY, whose product MGFLDRFKKKSDAPPPAATPAADPAKAEPAAQQPPAAPADEPTVRVGPADKTVLAPAAGAAPPAEKQSAPPAEKQPAPAPAAKTPAVPPPAPPRTPPPPEPAPAAEPPKKGGFFAKIREGLKKTTRILNTDIRDLFKSEGRLVDDAFLDELLEILIKTDMGVVASQQAIDQVRTDFRGRVVHIEDVVGTLKSKFKELLKQPEEPIRFAATGTTVIMVAGVNGAGKTTSIAKLARTFIGQGKKVVLGAGDTFRAAAVEQLTVWAGRLGAEIVTGEAKSDPASVAHRAVAHAVETGADVCIVDTAGRLQTQQNLMKELTKIHNVIGKKVPGAPHEVLLVLDATTGQNGISQAKSFSEAVQCTGIVLAKIDGTAKGGVVIAIRQQVGLPVKYLGVGEKAEDMTLFNPDQFVEAMFEDLMPSGNAS is encoded by the coding sequence ATGGGTTTTCTCGACCGGTTCAAGAAGAAGTCCGACGCACCGCCGCCTGCGGCAACGCCTGCTGCGGACCCCGCGAAAGCAGAGCCGGCCGCGCAGCAGCCCCCCGCCGCGCCCGCTGACGAACCGACGGTGCGCGTCGGCCCCGCCGACAAGACCGTTCTGGCGCCCGCAGCCGGGGCCGCACCTCCGGCTGAGAAGCAGTCTGCTCCGCCAGCTGAGAAACAGCCCGCACCGGCGCCTGCCGCCAAGACCCCCGCGGTGCCTCCCCCCGCCCCGCCCAGAACTCCGCCGCCCCCCGAGCCGGCTCCCGCTGCCGAGCCGCCGAAGAAAGGGGGTTTCTTTGCCAAGATTCGCGAAGGGCTGAAGAAGACCACGCGGATCCTCAACACCGATATTCGCGATCTCTTCAAAAGCGAGGGGCGTCTGGTCGACGATGCCTTTCTGGACGAGCTGCTCGAGATCTTGATCAAGACCGACATGGGGGTCGTCGCGTCGCAGCAGGCGATCGACCAGGTGCGCACCGATTTCCGTGGCCGCGTCGTTCACATTGAGGACGTCGTCGGCACCTTGAAAAGCAAGTTCAAGGAACTGCTCAAGCAGCCTGAGGAGCCAATCCGCTTCGCAGCCACCGGCACAACCGTGATTATGGTGGCGGGCGTCAACGGCGCTGGCAAAACGACATCGATCGCGAAGCTGGCGCGGACCTTCATCGGACAGGGAAAGAAGGTCGTTCTGGGCGCGGGCGACACCTTCCGCGCCGCGGCGGTCGAACAATTGACCGTGTGGGCCGGTCGCTTGGGGGCGGAAATCGTCACCGGCGAAGCCAAGAGCGATCCGGCTAGCGTTGCCCATCGTGCCGTCGCGCACGCGGTGGAGACAGGCGCCGATGTATGCATCGTCGACACGGCCGGTCGGCTGCAGACGCAGCAGAACCTGATGAAGGAACTCACGAAGATCCACAACGTCATCGGCAAGAAGGTGCCGGGTGCGCCGCACGAAGTGCTGCTGGTGCTCGACGCGACGACCGGGCAAAACGGTATCAGCCAGGCCAAGAGTTTCAGCGAAGCCGTGCAGTGTACCGGAATCGTGTTGGCAAAAATCGATGGCACGGCCAAGGGGGGCGTCGTCATCGCCATCCGGCAGCAGGTCGGTCTGCCGGTGAAATATCTCGGCGTCGGCGAAAAGGCCGAAGACATGACCCTCTTCAATCCCGACCAATTCGTGGAAGCCATGTTCGAGGACTTGATGCCCTCGGGCAATGCATCGTAA
- a CDS encoding FmdB family zinc ribbon protein: protein MPLYEYTCTGCGDHFELLVRANEKPACPDCGSTRVEKQLSVPAAHTAKGASLPVCQPQPRSGGCGAPWCGTGRCGM, encoded by the coding sequence ATGCCCCTTTACGAATATACCTGCACCGGCTGCGGCGACCATTTTGAGCTGTTGGTGCGTGCCAATGAGAAACCGGCCTGCCCCGATTGCGGTAGCACGCGCGTCGAGAAGCAGCTCAGCGTTCCGGCTGCTCACACAGCGAAGGGGGCGAGCTTGCCAGTCTGCCAACCGCAACCACGCTCGGGCGGTTGCGGCGCGCCATGGTGCGGCACGGGCAGATGTGGGATGTGA
- the rho gene encoding transcription termination factor Rho, giving the protein MEAEPLSLAEEIAEEVALGGDDTHDRYEQIKHGDIHIAELQRMSMPQLIEQARRENLTELTGIKKQDLIFKILKERVKLNGLMFGEGTLEVLPDGFGFLRSPDYHYLSCPDDIYVSPSQIRRFGLRTGATVSGQIRPPKENERYFALLRVEAINYQDPNLVSERVSFDELTPLHPDKRVVLEAAADEVNMRVVDLIVPIGFGQRGLIVSPPRAGKTILLQKMAKSVLINHPEVYVIMLLIDERPEEVTDMERQVKGPNCEVISSTFDEPSARHLQVSEMVIEKAKRMVEYGHDVVIFLDSITRLARAWNAEVPHSGKILSGGVDANALQRPKRFFGAARKVEEGGSLTIIATALVDTGSKMDEVIFEEFKGTGNLEVVLDRKLVDKRIWPAIDVNRSGTRREEMLMDPEEHRRVCILRRVLNDMNPTEAMELLVNRLSKTKSNAEFLMSMNLK; this is encoded by the coding sequence ATGGAAGCCGAGCCCCTCTCGCTGGCCGAAGAAATCGCCGAAGAAGTCGCCCTGGGGGGAGACGATACGCACGACCGGTACGAGCAAATCAAGCACGGCGATATTCATATTGCCGAATTGCAGCGGATGAGCATGCCGCAACTGATCGAGCAGGCACGCCGCGAGAATCTCACCGAGCTGACGGGCATCAAGAAGCAGGACCTGATCTTCAAGATCCTGAAAGAGCGCGTGAAGCTCAACGGACTAATGTTCGGCGAGGGGACGCTGGAAGTACTGCCCGACGGGTTCGGCTTCTTGCGTAGCCCGGATTACCACTATCTCTCCTGCCCGGACGATATTTACGTTTCGCCCAGCCAGATTCGCCGCTTCGGTCTGCGCACCGGGGCCACGGTATCCGGCCAGATACGCCCGCCGAAGGAAAACGAACGTTACTTCGCGTTGCTACGGGTCGAGGCCATCAACTATCAGGATCCGAACCTGGTTTCCGAGCGCGTGTCGTTCGACGAACTGACACCGCTGCATCCCGACAAGCGCGTGGTGCTCGAGGCGGCCGCCGACGAAGTCAACATGCGGGTCGTCGACCTGATCGTGCCGATTGGCTTCGGTCAGCGCGGCTTGATCGTCAGCCCGCCCCGCGCCGGCAAGACAATTCTTTTACAGAAGATGGCCAAGAGCGTATTGATCAATCACCCCGAGGTGTACGTGATCATGCTCTTGATCGACGAGCGCCCCGAAGAAGTCACGGACATGGAACGTCAGGTGAAGGGGCCGAACTGCGAAGTGATCAGCTCGACGTTCGACGAACCTTCGGCCCGGCACTTGCAAGTTTCGGAAATGGTGATCGAAAAGGCCAAGCGGATGGTCGAGTACGGCCACGACGTGGTTATCTTCCTCGATTCCATCACACGGCTGGCCCGCGCCTGGAATGCCGAGGTGCCGCACTCGGGCAAGATTCTCTCCGGCGGCGTTGACGCCAACGCCTTGCAGCGTCCGAAGCGCTTCTTCGGCGCGGCCCGTAAGGTCGAAGAGGGAGGCTCGTTGACGATTATCGCCACGGCCCTGGTCGACACCGGCAGCAAGATGGACGAAGTGATCTTCGAAGAGTTCAAAGGTACCGGCAATCTGGAAGTCGTGCTCGACCGCAAGCTGGTCGACAAGCGCATCTGGCCGGCTATCGACGTCAATCGCAGTGGCACGCGCCGCGAGGAGATGTTGATGGACCCCGAAGAACATCGCCGTGTCTGCATTCTGCGCCGCGTGCTCAACGACATGAACCCGACCGAGGCTATGGAGCTGTTGGTTAATCGGCTGTCGAAGACCAAGAGCAACGCCGAGTTCTTGATGAGCATGAACTTGAAGTAG
- the ribH gene encoding 6,7-dimethyl-8-ribityllumazine synthase, whose protein sequence is MPQTFRGETKPTAAAIAIVVSRYNESVTGRLLSGAIETLTRHGIADKQISVAWVPGAFELPVVAARLAGSERYGAVICLGAVIRGETTHDQHINRAVSLELAGLSVRTGVPVLFGLLTCESLEQAIHRSGGNVGNKGCDCAEAALEMIHLLGQLPR, encoded by the coding sequence ATGCCTCAGACCTTTCGTGGTGAAACGAAACCGACTGCTGCCGCGATCGCGATCGTGGTTTCGCGCTACAACGAATCCGTAACGGGTCGGTTATTGTCCGGAGCGATCGAAACGCTCACCCGGCACGGCATCGCGGATAAACAGATCTCGGTGGCCTGGGTACCCGGCGCCTTTGAATTGCCTGTGGTCGCCGCACGCCTGGCCGGCAGCGAGCGTTACGGCGCCGTGATTTGCCTGGGCGCCGTCATTCGCGGCGAGACCACGCACGACCAGCACATCAATCGGGCCGTCAGCCTGGAATTGGCAGGGCTATCGGTGCGGACCGGCGTTCCGGTATTATTTGGCCTGCTGACCTGCGAGAGCCTGGAGCAAGCGATCCATCGCTCGGGCGGCAACGTAGGCAACAAGGGCTGCGATTGCGCCGAGGCAGCCCTGGAGATGATTCATTTGCTGGGCCAGTTGCCGCGCTAG
- the dacB gene encoding D-alanyl-D-alanine carboxypeptidase/D-alanyl-D-alanine-endopeptidase: MRYTALFFLLVSLVTVAPDASSAIAADELSKRIEAIVDAPEFKHAHWGLLIVDMESGDTLYERSADKLFAPASTTKLFSVATALDELGADFRFETPVYADGEIDKDGRLDGNLVLVASGDLTMGGRTDEAGRIAFVDSDHTYANFSRSAEITKPDPLAGLNDIAQQVLAAGIKHVDGDVVIDDRLFDQAEGTGSGPDLLTPIIVNDNLIDVRVTPTEAGQPAKFEWRPQTSAVHVDVQVDTVSSDEETHVDIVSPAENVVIVRGQIKAADKPIVRIHEVADPASFARALLIEALRRAGVTVEASPFESNDEDELPEPEDYASLKRLALLKSPPFAESAKLILKVSHNLHASTLPLIVASRHGERSLAAGLHRQHDFLARAGVDVDAISFGGGAGGDRADYTTPRVTVQLLRYMATRPDFPIYRDALPVLGGDGTLATAVGKDSPARDKFHAKTGTLIWTNTMNRTSLLNSKALAGYGTTGSGKRVALSLVVNQVQLAKSEERDRIGQVLGKICEAIVEQ; this comes from the coding sequence GTGCGCTATACAGCATTATTCTTCTTGCTCGTCTCTCTCGTCACGGTCGCGCCCGATGCCTCGAGCGCCATTGCCGCCGACGAACTATCGAAGCGCATCGAAGCCATCGTCGACGCGCCCGAGTTCAAGCATGCCCATTGGGGGCTGCTGATCGTCGACATGGAGTCGGGGGACACGCTCTACGAACGATCGGCCGATAAGCTTTTTGCCCCCGCCTCGACGACGAAGTTGTTTTCCGTGGCAACCGCACTCGACGAACTGGGGGCGGATTTTCGCTTCGAGACGCCGGTGTACGCCGATGGCGAGATCGACAAGGACGGTCGACTGGACGGCAATCTGGTACTCGTGGCCAGCGGCGACCTGACGATGGGGGGACGAACGGATGAAGCGGGGCGGATTGCCTTCGTCGATTCGGATCATACGTATGCCAACTTCAGTCGTTCGGCCGAGATCACGAAGCCCGATCCCTTGGCCGGCCTAAATGATATCGCCCAGCAAGTGCTGGCCGCGGGGATCAAGCACGTCGATGGGGACGTCGTAATCGACGACCGGCTATTCGATCAGGCCGAAGGAACCGGTAGCGGGCCGGACTTATTGACGCCTATCATCGTCAATGACAATTTGATCGACGTGCGTGTGACGCCGACCGAGGCCGGTCAGCCGGCCAAGTTCGAGTGGCGGCCGCAAACGTCGGCCGTGCATGTGGACGTGCAGGTCGACACGGTGAGCTCCGACGAAGAGACGCACGTCGACATTGTCTCGCCGGCAGAGAACGTCGTGATCGTCCGCGGCCAGATCAAGGCCGCGGATAAGCCCATCGTGCGAATTCACGAAGTTGCTGATCCAGCATCGTTTGCGCGGGCGCTATTGATCGAGGCGTTACGCCGGGCTGGCGTAACCGTCGAAGCGTCGCCGTTTGAGTCGAACGACGAAGACGAACTGCCCGAGCCCGAGGACTATGCGTCGTTGAAGCGCTTGGCGCTATTGAAATCGCCACCGTTCGCCGAATCAGCGAAGCTGATTTTGAAGGTCAGTCACAACTTGCACGCCAGCACGCTCCCCTTGATCGTGGCGTCGCGGCATGGGGAACGTAGTTTGGCAGCCGGATTGCATCGGCAGCATGATTTTCTGGCCCGTGCCGGTGTCGACGTCGATGCAATCTCGTTCGGCGGAGGTGCCGGAGGGGATCGGGCGGACTACACGACGCCGCGCGTGACGGTGCAACTGCTGCGTTATATGGCCACTCGCCCCGATTTTCCGATCTATCGTGACGCGTTGCCGGTTTTGGGAGGAGACGGCACCCTGGCTACCGCGGTCGGCAAGGACAGCCCGGCGCGCGACAAATTTCACGCGAAGACAGGCACGCTGATCTGGACGAACACCATGAATCGCACGTCGTTGCTCAATAGCAAGGCGCTGGCCGGCTACGGCACGACGGGCTCCGGCAAGCGCGTGGCCCTGTCGCTCGTGGTCAATCAGGTGCAACTCGCCAAGAGCGAAGAGCGTGACCGCATCGGTCAGGTTCTCGGCAAAATCTGCGAAGCCATTGTCGAACAGTAG